One genomic window of Denticeps clupeoides chromosome 14, fDenClu1.1, whole genome shotgun sequence includes the following:
- the grem1a gene encoding gremlin-1a produces the protein MKALLLLWTLFSPAWSRGFGGFQAPLPFPNKLAPNQSDQPPAAAAAEEVLDSSQEALHVTERRYLRTDWCKTQPLRQTLSEEGCVRRTVVNSFCYGQCNSFYIPRHQEDGAFQSCSICKPRSFTTVIYTLFCPGKTPNTRKKRVQRVKQCRCTSIDLD, from the coding sequence ATGAAGGCGCTCCTGCTGCTCTGGACCCTCTTCAGCCCGGCGTGGAGCCGGGGCTTCGGCGGCTTCCAGGCGCCGCTGCCCTTCCCCAACAAGCTCGCCCCCAACCAGTCGGACCAgccgcccgccgccgccgccgccgaggaGGTCCTGGACTCCAGCCAGGAGGCGCTGCACGTCACGGAGCGCCGCTACCTGCGCACGGACTGGTGCAAGACGCAGCCGCTGCGCCAGACCCTGTCCGAGGAGGGCTGCGTGCGGCGCACCGTCGTCAACAGCTTCTGCTACGGCCAGTGCAACTCCTTCTACATCCCGCGGCACCAGGAGGACGGCGCCTTCCAGTCCTGCTCCATCTGCAAGCCCCGGAGCTTCACCACCGTCATCTACACGCTCTTCTGCCCCGGCAAGACGCCCAACACCAGGAAGAAGCGCGTCCAGCGCGTCAAGCAGTGCCGCTGCACCTCCATAGACCTGGACTAG